In the bacterium genome, AGTTTAGAATATCTTGGAATTTCAACAAAAGAACATGATATAAGGTTTATAGAGGATAACTGGGAAGCACCTACGCTTGGTGCGTGGGGAGTTGGATGGGAGGTCTGGATAGATGGACTTGAAATTACACAATTTACATATATGCAACAGGCAGGTGGAATCGATTTAATACCCCCTGCAGTTGAAATTACATATGGTCTTGACAGGATAGTAAATTTTTTACAGAAAGAAAAAAATGTTTTTAATTTATACTGGAATAAAGATGTAAAATTTGGAGATATTCAAAAAGAAAGAGAAAGAGAATATTCAGTTTATTCTTTTGAAAATGCAGATGTAAATTTATTATTTGAAATATTTGAAAAATTTGAAAAAGAGGCAGAAAAGATTCTTAATAGGGAATTAATTTATCCTGCATATGATTATATTCTGAAACTTTCTCATATTTTTAATTTACTTGATTCAAGAAAAGCAATCAGTGTAAGTGAAAGAGTAAGATATATCCAGAGGGTGAGAAAACTTGCAAATAGATGTGCTTTGCTTTACATTGAAAAAGGAAAAGGTATAATATAAACTATAATGAAGGAAAAATTTAGAGCCGGGATGGTGGAATTGGCAGACACGTACGTTTGAGGGGCGTATGGCGTATGCCGTGGGGGTTCGAGTCCCCCTCCCGGCACCAGTTTGAGTATAGTAATTATTGANNNNNNNNNNNNNNNNNNNNNNNNNNNNNNNNNNNNNNNNNNNNNNNNNNNNNNNNNNNNNNNNNNNNNNNNNNNNNNNNNNNNNNNNNNNNNNNNNNNNGGGTTGCAGGGGAAAGAAATGTCCCCTGCG is a window encoding:
- a CDS encoding glycine--tRNA ligase subunit alpha, which encodes MENFFQDIWRKIENFWIKKGCLLWHPYNVEVGAGTLNPATFFGIIGNKKWNVVYLEPSVRPADGRYGENPVRLYLHHQIQVIMKPPPFDIQKIYLKSLEYLGISTKEHDIRFIEDNWEAPTLGAWGVGWEVWIDGLEITQFTYMQQAGGIDLIPPAVEITYGLDRIVNFLQKEKNVFNLYWNKDVKFGDIQKEREREYSVYSFENADVNLLFEIFEKFEKEAEKILNRELIYPAYDYILKLSHIFNLLDSRKAISVSERVRYIQRVRKLANRCALLYIEKGKGII